DNA from Aphis gossypii isolate Hap1 chromosome 3, ASM2018417v2, whole genome shotgun sequence:
ACCGCTGAGAGTTACTCCTCTTTCTCCAACAATTGTTTTATCACCATATGAAAACTGTTCAAAATCACTTTTTAACGCACAtacttttattacctattgtataaTCATTTCAGAACATGTaactttttaaagtataagataatattgcgtaaacaatattcaaaacgTTTACTTGTTTATAACGATGTTTATCCATTGGAgaaccaaataatatattattttggataGAACCTACAAATAACCATGGTTCTTGGGATGCATAAGAAATTACACCATGCACTGAAATTCTTCCTTCGGATAATGGTAATTCTCGTAAAATCGCTTGCATCAATGaactctatttatttttttttcatgttaaaCTAATAGTTATTgagtagttaaaaatataatgattaataattattgtatatacttttcCTGCTCCTACAGGTCCAATAACTGCAACTAGTTGACCAGATTTTACTGTTAGATTAATACGCCGTAAagtgttttcaatttcatctTGAATCCATTTAGCCgttacatttgaaatatttattcttaaattatttgattgctGCGTgccattgttattatttgtagtaaTTGATACAGGATTAATGATAGGTTTTTCACCACCATTATTGGGTATGTTTTCCAATTTTGAATGATTTACCGcttcactatttttttcttcgtatgataaaaaattctttgaaaaacattaaatataatcattaaatttataaataatttactctaATTTTAGATTTCGAGCAGAGCCTCACATCAAATAACCTCACATCaaaaaaatgctttgatttttaacttttgaggGTGATTTTGGATAGGAAATTGAATCTAGTTTgtactttaaaaaagtaaacatttctaacatttaccaaaataagtgaaaaaaaataaaacaaagaaaaatggaattttttaCTCTAATCcagtttttgttaaaatcgactttgtattttagtttaacttaaaaacgaataaccgTAGATAACTAAATGTTATATTGaatgttattatgataattttctttttgtgtGAATTATAaccttttcaaaatattttaattcttagttgtatgaagatattttaattttttttttttttttgttttgttttataaatatcaataaaaaatacttactaagttaaaatatttgaaaattttatatatagtttttattataagtagtttATGTTGAaaccaaaacattaaaaatatatgtataagtatgcTTTTGgacttaattatgtatttaaactataaataacaatattaattattttcttaatatatttcaaaaatattatttagtgggGGAGATAAACAattaacgtttattattatatattaattttatacacacaatgacattttaaaatacaaatatatagcgGGACGCTCATActcatttttcatatacaatgatataccTAGCATTGAATTCTATTTGACACATTTATTACAGAGACTTATTCTATATCTACTTAGatacaattatgaattattatcaaaattgttcCCCATATAAGAtgctaatattatacgtactttTTTTACCTAGTAGgaacttacataatatgtgtttatgaCTTGATAGATCTTGTGTaggaatttatatttgttcaagTAGCAGATAGATACTCACTTgcctaccttttttttttataatttctataaaaacatatttttacctCAATTCGTTTAATAGTCATTAATAATTCAGCTGTTTGTGTAATGGCATGgggaaaaaatattgtcagCGACACtcgtaatatattgtaatatgctGCTACAACAAACacctaaacatttaaatatttaattacaaattatctgTACCTCAATATTCagctacctataatatgttttaatccataaaatgtttttactttttgggCGGTTATATAGTTTCCAAGTACGACATATGcaagtatactaaaaaataaagcgATCCTCGTATGAAATACCATTAAGGATAAGAATACTGCTCTAATATATGACGATCCTCGAATCTGTTGCATTTCCatcctataaatataattaattaaagttgtttttataattttcattattattttaataatagatttattaaagaTTAATTCATACTTTCTTGCATATTGTACTAAATACTCGAATGGTTTTTCCcacgtatacattttaataacttgaaTACCTGCAATTATTTCGTTCATCAAATGCACTCTATGATCAGTTCTATTGGCGGTCTTTAGTCTGAATTcggaaattttttttccaagccacactaaaattgtataacatttattataattattaatggtatattatgtatgtcgTATGCTTTATACTCAATAATTcttattgaaattgttttacaaaacCTTGCAAAGGAATGAACGTTATCAATATTGCAACTCCAAATATTGATGATACGCCTATTTCTTGCCATAATAAGCATGTTATGACTATTGTATGCAAGGGACTAAGCCACAAATAGTGCAGATAAAATAGTGCTCCATCAAACCGCTGTACgtcatttgataataaattaatcactcGACCAACCGATGTTTCACCTAACGATGCATTACTTAATCGTGTAGCCTAGACGAGACaattgtaatatgtatgttatttttaattttaataattttttaaatctgaaatgtaataataattttttgactcAAAAAGAtcgttaattttgataaataaataaataattcatattatactttacaggagctatacctacatataaaaacataatttattttcatttattattactataagttttttacttaaaagtcATATACCTTTCTGAATATTACTGAACAGCAAGCAATCCGCATCTTCATCCCATAGTGAACCATATCTATTTGTGTCAAATGATACAAAACTatgaaaattaacatatttattgttaaccaAGCGGCGTAAAAGTATGCATGTTCTAAATCAGTTTTATTCTGTCCTTTGGTATTGAAATATGCCAGTAGTTTGCCAATCAATATAGGCTGGCACATCCTATAATTATGCACACATgttacatactataatactatgattCAAAAAGGTAGTTCCATTCATAGGCGTAAACTGGGGAGGGGGGCAAGAGGGGAAAACTGCCCCcttgatattttgtaaaatgtatttataaggtATATTTAGTCTTTAATTATCTTTAAGTATACACGTTATATcgacataaaataaagttcCTCCCCTCATAAAAAGAGCCAAGTTACGCCCGTGGTTTCACCACTTAATAATAGAcaatttgtgtataaaaacatactttataaataacaaaataaaaatgattgtgtttaaacttttttgaaaatcttaaaatgtGATTGTCATACAATTTGaattgcttataatattatggtgaatatgattttgaatttttgaaatttataatgtaaatatgtgtataaacatTGACAgaagttgataataattaattttttgctcattttcagtttttatgaAGCAGAAAACTTTGATAGTATATTTTGAGTCTCATACattcttgaaaattattaaaaactaatatatatttatttatcattaataatttatagtcacGGACttcataagaaaaataaatgccatagattagataaaataccaaataaacataattattaatatagtatactttgCTGTtaatccaaaatattatatttttttaaatcgtgacACAATTATGTTCTTACATaccatgtaatttaatattttagtgagttaattgaaaatattgaaataactaaaattatttatcattcatGATTGTTGATGAAAGGTTGATTATTCGAAATCAAGACTTAATTTATactggaataatattatataaaatatccaatattttagatactgTTATAAGTGTTGTTTAACATTGATACTTTAAAATCTTCGAAAATTAATTGGATATTTATacgtgataattttaattggtgTTACAATTGTAATTGGTATATACTAAAGCACTAAAaagattaaactattaaattataatgatttataactaattttactaatttttaatttttaataaattaattatatatctttatgataatattaaaaaagcaaaaaatgttattaattcacattttagtctaaaatataccaaatagAAATTTTCTGTCTTATATCGTTTCCGTGATTTTACTAGTACaaagataaattaatcataattcgtaatattattatgttcaataaatatttaaacactcaactatgataaaaaaactatttatcaatttttaaatacttactttattatttcgcTGATAACGAGAGTTAATccacaaaacataattttagttcCGTACGAAATGATTAAGACTTTCAACAAATTAGGCTTTCGTTTTCCATTTTTTGCAAGAACTAGTTCTAGTCCCCATTTCCttgaattgttaatttataaaaacatttaataaaaagaagtttttcgtttttgattttaagggATTTACTTTTCTAAATCATTTCCTAATGTTGATGACAGGTGTTCATTTAAAGGTACATACATATCAGTTATTTCTAAGTCTCTTTTGcatgatattttgaatatgtCCAACATCcaactgaataaaataaaaataatcgaagTATAGTTAAttctatcaaatatttattttttgatgataaaatcaatttttttaagttatcagaaaaagtattataaaagtataaaataagattttgaaAAGGATATTGATAAGGAAATTGACAATGTATAAGAacttttaacacaatattaatatatgtaatatgtacattgtacatacataAAGACATATACATAGCAAAAGCAAaccatttattaaactatcgttttatgtaagtacttaaacaataattctttatattttgtatactaattaattaattgttttacccAAACGTGATGATCTCAAAGATGTTCGCGTTGGCCCTTGGATGTTTAGACcgatgaaatttataattagaatccattttcttttttacctGGAATGACGAAAAACTATGAAACAATTGGTTTATCAGataattttgttaacttttaaaaatattaaagttttaatgttctataaatagctcagaaaataattaaaatatattttattgaaaataaaaattatttcacaatctttgttttaacaaatgtcatgatacaataaaataataattaattacaaaatagatttaaattccattagataatattattagtcaaGTAAATTTTTTGGAATACTTCtggacattaaaaatatacattatgagTTGTATAAACgagataaatcaattatttaatctcTTTTCTTATTCCATAGAATCTATACTAcattgaaacattaaaaaataacatttattaaccaggaatatttttataaatatttacctaagtgttaattatattaataggattaaaattaataaattttaagtagtaagaacaaaaatgaatgaaattatttaaacttatttgcagataaatacttttaaagtcAATCatgatatacttaatatttgtaatttaataataactttcgtattgaatttttttttttgttttacacacagattttataacaaaagtaaatattaaaatataactacttaCTTATTTAAGAATTGAGTTTTCTATAACATTCGTGTCTCCAAACTAATcgattatttgtgtttttactGTGTAGTGTATATTGTAGGCATAATATCgatcaacaatttaatatgtataagcaATATAATTTAGCTCACGTAttgataaaagataaaatatgtatacattataaacaatatacgtatttatatattgtacttgtaaatataatttatctatatcactatattgatatattatttaaaaaatctatacgaACTAAACTAACAtcgataagtaaataaaagatattttattaaatatacaagaaaTCACCTAACTGTGTTtaatcaataacatttttgttcacTAATAAATGAACGTATGTaacaaacatacatttttacataacataatgtagagcaatcattataattataaataaatataacatctatctaaagtattattaaaagactaaattaaaacaataatggtatattgtataagtctAAACTCGTCGCTGTTAATTAtgtcgttatttttaaaacatagacCTAACCATTTTAAACTAATGAAAAGTTATTCtcattatgtgtataataattactatacaataattataatcacggtgttggtatttaaaattaaatatttacaagtacttatatacttattaaagtcatatctaataatatgtgataatttttaatgacctACTGTAAGATTATATAGATCTACATTgttgttatgaattattactGACATGctcgtacctataatacttgCTATCTGAGTGCACTTCGTAGTCCGTACCAAATGTATCCGTGTAAGATTTGGTTTCTCAATGTTTACATCAATTAGCGTAACAACGtgtgaattatttttggttttctgACTTGGTGTTaggatatttcaaattttcaaaaaattataactgacCATTGAACAGgagcattttttaaaaattatttttcttttttttcttcgaaCGACACATATCTAATTTTCTTTACAAGACCAAAAACTAACAATTCATTAAGTTTGAACCTAAAACAATGAAAcagttttgtattgtttaactACACaaactattcaataaaataataatttctaataataactaataattggtaaaatagatgaaagaaaaatatcttaatgtgcatattgttttaaaaattaccaactcaattttttattaacttatagaaTAAGAAATAGGCTTAATATCAGAGAACTATACGTGACAAAGCTGTATATTTTCACATATATTTacgagtttattatatatgagtataataaaacttgaattacaatatattttgaagacatataaaatataaatactaatatattatcaaaggtTCTTAAATTCTAGATAGATGTAATAATGtttcacaatatattttagatcttttataatatatagcctaTATTTGAGGTGAAAATAACACAATTTGTAGGAATTAAGTATTACATGAAACACCAAAAGTAAATGCAGTGCTGatgattatttttcgtattacCCAATTAGTaacaaatattctttaaaatttttataatgtcataatttagtattaattcgTTTAAACATCGCTAAAATTGAGGATTtgtttttaactgtttttttttctattattaaaactttgattattcataaaaatgtgcGTATCTGCATTGGATAacaaacaaacatattattttaatcaaaaacagtctaaaatttcaaagctttataaaagaaaaagattcaaaaatgtttttgaaaattatgttaaacgtataaaatcaaaggtaattgtaataataatgaaagaacaatacataatacataaatcttgactcaaaaaaaaatatttgtaataattggtatacaaaattgtatttcgaatgttaatatcttaaatcaaatgtatgtctcaattattataaaataaaatatttaatactttataattacattttaaatagattttaaaatttatttatatgttacaaatatttaatttattataatatataattatttttaattattgataataataaaaaaataagtataatagcagcattaggtatataaaattacaaattatataaactaattgACAATACTATGGATGTATTAAgagttaaagttatttttattgttattttttatattaaacaagttaataatgatagtaaattaatgatgttaatatgcttaataattaaataaatatagcgaataaaaaaaaaaattatgtacaaagattttaataataattaagctaAATCGtacacttttattatacattcaccaatatattttatgattttagattaaactagtaaataagtatattatattgttcgacTCTACAAAACGAttactacacatttttttttgaaattctatCTGCATCATTGACATGTGATTTTGATGTTTGTTTCGTCaccgaataaatattatggtaattctacaacaatataaaaatacagttaataaattgatattaaaatatatttaatagtaaatatattattatgagtaattTACCTCTGTGGCTAATCTATATAGTAAATCAACAGTATCCGATCCCATTTGTTCCACCATTTTGTGAAAAGCTCCTTCTTTATTTTGCAATAAAGTATATGGATGGTCAAACTCGACCATTGTACCTTTATCCATAACAAGTATCTTATCAGAATCTATAACAGTGTTTAAACGATGTGCAATTGTTAAGACAGTAGATGTTTGGAATTTGTTTCTGATCGTCTTTTGAATCAATGCATCtgtactaaaattttaaattaaaattaaatttttgattttttggtcattgataaattaaaaatgtatattttaatattgtactgtGGATCGACGTTAGCAGTAGCTTCATCCAgcataagaattttattattttgaataatagctCGAGCCAGACATATCAATTGCCTTTGGCCAACACTGAAATTAGAACCACCTTCTGACATTTTTGAGTAAAGAccatcttttaaattttcaacaacaTCTTTAAGTTCAacctaataaacaatttaaacacattggaaattattcacattttgtgtgtgtgtgcatatGAATAGACATTTTGGAATTATTcgatttaaatgaaatgttgAATGATATGATTATTACTTCATCTAATGCATTCAAAAGAATATGATcagaatattcattaaatggaTCTAAATTAGCTCGCATTGTTCCAGAGAACAATAATGGTTCTTGAGGAATGATGGAAATTTTTGATCGCAAGTCACTTAATTCCAATTCGTGTATTTCTATTCCatcaataatgattttacCTTCATTATAAGCTAATCTAAATAAGGCAGAGATTAAAGACGACTTTCCTGCTCCAGTTCTACCAACAATTCCAACCTgtaagtaaaatgtttaaatttcaattatttattttattatacgattaaattattaacaagatTTACTTTTTGCATTGGTTCAATGGTAACATTGAGattatttattgcatatgACAATTTTGGACCATATCGTAAATAGAATTTTTCGAATGAAATACTTCCGTTTGATGGCCATTTTAAGGAAttcaatttatctaaaaataaaaataaaatacagattatcgtatgaaaatattcttgaaatcttttaggtatacataaacaaacatgtcaaagtttttttagtttagattttagtatttttagttatattaatatattataacttaaatatgcatatatatatctattatattatatctaataataaatataatataatatcttactaCTTATTGTACTATGAAGCAAAACAATTATTGgcttagtaaatatattaacctttttttttttttaattcttgagcattttttttttatgcggtgtttgaacatatttaaataacatatttaacatCATATTGAGTTATTCAGTTCGTTCAATTTATCCATACATAatccatacaattttattttgtatactacaaatatcaaaatgtctgctatattttttgattcagaatttaaaataaaaataaaaaatactcgatgagattgaaaaataaatatagaattacATTACTTGAAgtcaaataagaatattttatttgatagaaCGTAGAATAAATGAAACTATTACTACTTAGCGTCAATTACCCATTAAAACTTTTACCCCTTTTAACGCAATTAATATAGCAAACTTACCTGTCAATGATACAACCGAGGATTCTTGTGGAGCGTTTGTATATTCTAGAACTCTTTCAACTGACGTCATATGATTTTCCAATTCTGCGGTTTGTCGCATGCCAAATTGAACCAAGCCAGCCAGTCCACAAGTTTGTGAAATAGCAAGACCAACATTTCCTCCAAATGTTGCTGAgaacgatttttaattgttattaatttgtgaatatattattgaaaaaattatcattgtacacatattaatgtattatcttACTGTTGCTGATAACTATGAAGCTGAATGTAactatacttgtatatataaagCATATTAAATCCAACCAAAAAGCAAATGCTCTGCTTgacgatataaataaataccacgCCGAAGAATGTAagtcctataatatttttacatattatattatatgattaatttaatacttatcacTTATACTTGATGATTATCAAATTCTTTTGCCAATATATTTTCCGCTTCAAATGCCCTTATTGTTGTTAAGCCCTGAATAGTTGCATTTAAATGAGTGAATACAGGACTACGTgctatttgtttttgattacaaaaaccgcaaaatgaataaaatgttatagaatttaaaaaaatatttataataatttttacttgattATCTCTACTTACTACTTCCTTCCAATCGTTTTACACTTCGCGataatgacaaataaaaaactgttattttgtaaaaaataactgcCAAGATGATAGCTGGAATCATaagatatatgtttataattccaACAACGATTAATACTCCCAAAAGGTTCAGTCCAttctaggtataataatttatattaaaatagattattattctgttacgtagctatgtatattttctataaagttTACTGTAGAATTACGTGTATACAGTCCAACAATGATACAGGTAACATCTCATCAATAGTTCCTATGTCCTTTGAAAATCGATTAAGAATAGATccttaacaaataaattgaattaaacttcaacaaaatcatataactattttaaaataactattacctgataaatgtgtattaaaaaaatatgttgtggCTCTGATTAAAGTATTGAACATGttattgtgtaaatttataGAAGCACTCATACTGATTGatacaaatgtaattaatctgatgcttgtaaaaaaaattaaaaaaaaagtgataccgccaaaaacatatatacatgTTTGTCTAGAAATGGTCATCCACCAAACAACATCACTTAATGAATCATGAAATGTTAATGTAGACGCATTtcctttattttgaaaaacgtGTTCTTCTAAATTTaccctaaattataaaaaattaaatatagtatttttaacaagCGATCTGagcatatttgatattatatattaccaatAAGTTATCCAGAAATCTCCAAAAGAAGTCAATGCTTGAGTGATaatacagataaaaataaaaaataatattttgcactTCTTTCCACCAGCCAATAAATACGACAAATAGACGGCACATGAAATATTCCCAGAACTTCGGGTTTCAATAATTCCAGTAGGCTCTACTAGATCTTCACTGTGGTTACTTTTTTCGCTTGACGATGTACTTGTCACAGATGCATGCCGTTTAAAAGTAGACTTTTGTTCGGCGTTTTcgtcattatttatatctttatcATTGGGTAACTCAAAAGCttgaatataatttgtcaAGTCTATATTGGACGCACAAAGTTCTTCATATGTACCTTTGGCTAATATTTTCgcctaaaaaaaaagaaattggcTAATTGTATCAgtgattatagttaaaatgtttatatttacgtTTTCCATAACTACAATTTGATCTACACCGGTTAAACATTGCATTTGATGAGTGACAAGTATACAAGTTTTTTCTTTGAGGAAACCTATAAAAtgtaagatttatttaaatcaaataatatttagcaaatattttttttgcatgATTAcctttaatgcatttttcaaataaatgatttCCTACGTTTGGGTCAACCGCTGAAATAGGGTcatccaataaataaatatcggcTTGTTTGTATAAAGctctgaaagaaaaaaaaaatcccataaacaaaaataataaatatttaatctattgtatttatatgcattCTTACCTAGCTAAATTTATTCTTACTCTTTGTCCACCACTTAGAGTAGCCCCTCTTTCTCCCACAATTGTTCTATCGCCGTAAGGAAACTGTTCAAAATCACTTTTCAATTTACACATTTGTACAACCTATTTTAGAACcaaattagataattaaattgtgtatgaATATTACATTAGTTATTTACAAGTATTAACCTGATTATAACGATCCTTATCCATTGGTgagttaaatacaatattctgTTGAACAGATCCAGCAAATATCCACGGTTCTTGAGATGCGTAAGAAATTACACCACGTACGTGTATGGAACCTTTAGAAAGTGGTAGT
Protein-coding regions in this window:
- the LOC114128846 gene encoding probable multidrug resistance-associated protein lethal(2)03659 isoform X1, which codes for MYSLITDADKKIERPQHPRNNANIFEIISYSWLLNLFKTGRKRDLEENDLYITLSDHTSSLLGNELEKKWKLELASAFKLKRKPSLMRALIRMSATEYMFYGFLLSVDKIILKMSQPLFIGGVLSYFNPNETEKADLGYAYMCAFGLVFSMFTSMVLQNVTLIEILHCGMKMRIACCSMIFRKSLCLSNTATGKTTVGQVINLLSNDVNRFDRAATFLHYLWIGPLQSIVVTYFLWQEIGVSSLLSIVIMILIIPFQGWLSKKLSKTRLKTAKKTDERIRLMNEIISGIKVIKMYTWENFFSKLVVYIRKKEIEHVKISAYIRDTLTSLAIIQTRFQLFISILSYVLLGNYISVQKIFVITTYYSILMPTMTFFFCQGLGQISELQVSIKRIQDFLLHEEKDDKHIPIQYISDKQTITSYNELIMYPNKKNADKKYNIELLNTFCVDISKATAKWIDNQTSNALENISLTIKSGNLVAIVGTVGAGKSSLIQAILQELPLSKGSIHVRGVISYASQEPWIFAGSVQQNIVFNSPMDKDRYNQVVQMCKLKSDFEQFPYGDRTIVGERGATLSGGQRVRINLARALYKQADIYLLDDPISAVDPNVGNHLFEKCIKGFLKEKTCILVTHQMQCLTGVDQIVVMENAKILAKGTYEELCASNIDLTNYIQAFELPNDKDINNDENAEQKSTFKRHASVTSTSSSEKSNHSEDLVEPTGIIETRSSGNISCAVYLSYLLAGGKKCKILFFIFICIITQALTSFGDFWITYWVNLEEHVFQNKGNASTLTFHDSLSDVVWWMTISRQTCIYVFGGITFFLIFFTSIRLITFVSISMSASINLHNNMFNTLIRATTYFFNTHLSGSILNRFSKDIGTIDEMLPVSLLDCIHNGLNLLGVLIVVGIINIYLMIPAIILAVIFYKITVFYLSLSRSVKRLEGSTRSPVFTHLNATIQGLTTIRAFEAENILAKEFDNHQDLHSSAWYLFISSSRAFAFWLDLICFIYTSIVTFSFIVISNTTFGGNVGLAISQTCGLAGLVQFGMRQTAELENHMTSVERVLEYTNAPQESSVVSLTDKLNSLKWPSNGSISFEKFYLRYGPKLSYAINNLNVTIEPMQKVGIVGRTGAGKSSLISALFRLAYNEGKIIIDGIEIHELELSDLRSKISIIPQEPLLFSGTMRANLDPFNEYSDHILLNALDEVELKDVVENLKDGLYSKMSEGGSNFSVGQRQLICLARAIIQNNKILMLDEATANVDPHTDALIQKTIRNKFQTSTVLTIAHRLNTVIDSDKILVMDKGTMVEFDHPYTLLQNKEGAFHKMVEQMGSDTVDLLYRLATENYHNIYSVTKQTSKSHVNDADRISKKNV
- the LOC114128846 gene encoding probable multidrug resistance-associated protein lethal(2)03659 isoform X2, giving the protein MNSFFFLVSYANLIRMDTKNLKKKHSIILIWLLNLFKTGRKRDLEENDLYITLSDHTSSLLGNELEKKWKLELASAFKLKRKPSLMRALIRMSATEYMFYGFLLSVDKIILKMSQPLFIGGVLSYFNPNETEKADLGYAYMCAFGLVFSMFTSMVLQNVTLIEILHCGMKMRIACCSMIFRKSLCLSNTATGKTTVGQVINLLSNDVNRFDRAATFLHYLWIGPLQSIVVTYFLWQEIGVSSLLSIVIMILIIPFQGWLSKKLSKTRLKTAKKTDERIRLMNEIISGIKVIKMYTWENFFSKLVVYIRKKEIEHVKISAYIRDTLTSLAIIQTRFQLFISILSYVLLGNYISVQKIFVITTYYSILMPTMTFFFCQGLGQISELQVSIKRIQDFLLHEEKDDKHIPIQYISDKQTITSYNELIMYPNKKNADKKYNIELLNTFCVDISKATAKWIDNQTSNALENISLTIKSGNLVAIVGTVGAGKSSLIQAILQELPLSKGSIHVRGVISYASQEPWIFAGSVQQNIVFNSPMDKDRYNQVVQMCKLKSDFEQFPYGDRTIVGERGATLSGGQRVRINLARALYKQADIYLLDDPISAVDPNVGNHLFEKCIKGFLKEKTCILVTHQMQCLTGVDQIVVMENAKILAKGTYEELCASNIDLTNYIQAFELPNDKDINNDENAEQKSTFKRHASVTSTSSSEKSNHSEDLVEPTGIIETRSSGNISCAVYLSYLLAGGKKCKILFFIFICIITQALTSFGDFWITYWVNLEEHVFQNKGNASTLTFHDSLSDVVWWMTISRQTCIYVFGGITFFLIFFTSIRLITFVSISMSASINLHNNMFNTLIRATTYFFNTHLSGSILNRFSKDIGTIDEMLPVSLLDCIHNGLNLLGVLIVVGIINIYLMIPAIILAVIFYKITVFYLSLSRSVKRLEGSTRSPVFTHLNATIQGLTTIRAFEAENILAKEFDNHQDLHSSAWYLFISSSRAFAFWLDLICFIYTSIVTFSFIVISNTTFGGNVGLAISQTCGLAGLVQFGMRQTAELENHMTSVERVLEYTNAPQESSVVSLTDKLNSLKWPSNGSISFEKFYLRYGPKLSYAINNLNVTIEPMQKVGIVGRTGAGKSSLISALFRLAYNEGKIIIDGIEIHELELSDLRSKISIIPQEPLLFSGTMRANLDPFNEYSDHILLNALDEVELKDVVENLKDGLYSKMSEGGSNFSVGQRQLICLARAIIQNNKILMLDEATANVDPHTDALIQKTIRNKFQTSTVLTIAHRLNTVIDSDKILVMDKGTMVEFDHPYTLLQNKEGAFHKMVEQMGSDTVDLLYRLATENYHNIYSVTKQTSKSHVNDADRISKKNV